TCTTCCAATTGTATTCTTCCTGTCTCGATGCCATGGGCCAAATGACTTTTAATGGTGGATTTAGCCAAACTCCTAGCGCTTGCCATTTCATCAATTGTTTTCCCTTCTTTATACAACATGTAGGTCACTTCAAATGAATCCCCTTTTTGTCTTTTAGGCTTTAACGTACCACTCTTCTTCCTACCCGTTTTTGACTTAATTCCTTTGAGCTTTTCTTTTGCATTTTCCTTGGCTTGTTGAATAAATTTCCTTCTCATTGCCATTAAATCCTCCTCTAAATCTTGCATTTTAGAAGGTACTTGTCCTGTAGAAATAGCCTCAATTATCTTTCCCAGCTTACAGATATCCAAATATTTTCTAAGGAGACTTTCTTCCACCGCCTCTAAGCCTTCTAGATATTTCTTTGTTCTGGAAAACTGTTCGACCAAGCCTGCCTGAGATAAAATCCTTTTTAACGATTCCGTAAGTATTTCACTATAATACTCCTCTCCCTTCGTGATTCTTTCCTGCAATTGCTCCATTTCATTTTCTTGAAGGAGATACAATAGTTGTCTTCGGAATTTTCCGGTATTCCCAACTTCAGAGGATAGTTTCTGGTATACCTCTGGAATAGCTATTTGCATTTCAGTATCCTCAAATTCCAAACTGCTGCTTTGCTCTTTTTGAAAACTTTCCAATTCTTTGAGTATCGGCAACAAATCAAAAGTTCGGTTAATTAGGGAGCCTACGTATTGTCGCTGGTGATGGCTCAGGAGTTCCTGAAGCGAACTTTGATTGCCAGCACTCTGCGTAAAGTTTACCACTTGATGATCTGAGTAAACCAAATGAGACTGGATTCTACTTCTAAGAATCAAACCATCTAAGCTCCTCAATCTACTCAAAGCCACGTAAACCTGCCCAGGAGCAAAAGCCTGCCCCACATCTACGATTGCTCGATCAAAGGTTAAACCCTGACTTTTGTGTACCGTAACAGCCCAAGCAAGCTTGACAGGGAATTGTGCAAAAGTACCTACAACGTCTTCCTCTAATTCCTTTGTATCGGGGTTAACAACGTATTTTTTGTTCTCCCAAACCTCTTTCCTTAAAGTAAACTCCTCCTCAGTATCCTTCATTTCCACCAAAACCTCTTCTTTTGAAAGGTGGATGATTTTGGCAATCTTCCCATTGAAATAACTCCCGTTTCCAGAACTATCATTTTTAACAAACATGATTTGGGCTCCCTTTTTCAACTCAAGTTTCTTCGGTAAGGGATACAAATTTTCAGGAAAATCATCTTCCACATCAGCCTCATAATAAAATGAGCTTTCGGAAAGACTATCCATTTCTTTTTGATTGATCTGGTCGGCCTTGTAATTATGCGTGGTAATCGTAATATATTCTTCTTCCAGCTTCTTGATTTCTTCCGCTGACTTATAATGACTGTTTAGGATCTGAACATCATTTTGGGTCACCTTATTTTCCCGGAAGTGATTTAAAACATCAATAAATACATCATCCTGTTGTCTAAAAATCTTATCCAGTTCCAAGTACACCATTCCTGAATTATGAAGCGCCTTGGCCTCAAAAAAATGCATGCTAGCATAAAATCTATTCAGTATTTGCCATTCATGATCTTTAACAATGGGAGGCAATTGATACAAATCTCCGATCATCAGCAGCTGAACGCCACCAAAAGGCTCCTTAAAGTTCCTTTTGACACTCTTCATCCGATAATCGATAGCATCCAAAATATCAGCACGAAGCATACTTACTTCATCAATTACCAATAATTCTACAGCCTTGAGCACACTTTTTCTAATCTGATTCAAAGGATGTCTTCTTCCTAAAGTGTGCTGTGTAAAAAAGCCATACTGATCGGTATAATTCCCTTCGGGCTCACTAACCGGAAGAAAACTTCCCATAGGCAATAAAAACTGAGAATGAATGGTCACACCTTTTGCATGCAAAGCTGCGATCCCTGTTGGAGCCAAAATTAAATGCCTCTTATGGGTACGCTTTGCCAAATCCCTCAAAAATGTGGTCTTCCCTGTCCCTGCTTTTCCTGTTAAAAAAATTGGGGCTCCTGTGTTGTTGACAAACCTTGCGGCGTAGTCAAGTTTATCGGTGGCCTGCTGATCCATATAACTAAACTAATAATACTTTTTCTACCAAAAAACTGAATGTTTGGCGATTTTCAAATTTTCCTTTTTATAAATTCAAGCACAAACTAACTTGAAAATGTACATACATCCTCTCAATAAGTGGGAAAATGAACCTGCTATTATCGATTTAATAAAGAATTACTCCTTTGCAACACTTGTGACTCAGACTGATGGGAAACCTTGGGCAACCCATATCCCCTTAATTCTTTCCAAAAATAAACAGGGGGATACCATTTTAACCGGCCATATAGCTAAGGCAAACCCACAATGGAGAAACATTGCTGAAGGAGAAGCCCTTGCAATATTCCAAGGCCCTCATGCTTACATTTCATCTTCTTGGTATAACCACGAAAACGTCCCTACTTGGAATTACCAAGCGGTTCATATTCAAGGTACCTTAAAAATCATCACTGGACATGATTTAATAGACCACTTAAAATCACTGGTCGATAAATTTGAAGAAGGAAGACCCAACAGAGTTTCTGTGGAAGGAATGAGTAAAAACTACCTTGATAGCCAATTAAAGGGCTTAGTAGGATTAGAAATGACAATTACTGAAGTTCAAGCTGCTTCAAAACTTTCGCAAAACAGAGATAAAGAGAATTTTGATCGAGTGATTGATCATCTGGATGCTAGCTCAAACCCTCTAGATCGAGAGGTAGCTGCTGAAATGAAAAAGATCAGAAAATAGAACTTGACCAAATTCTTTCTCAATCACTCCCAACAAAAATTTTCGCTAATCCTGAAGGAACAATTTCCTCCACTCCCTCTTTGATTGATTCCCAAATCAGGTTAAAAGGACTTCGATAAACATTTCTCTTAGTCTGGTATGTCGCTGTTTGGTAGCTATTGCTTCCCGGTAAATTATTTTTTGAAGTAAGTAAATTTGCCACGGAGGAGATCAAACCTTTCTTTTTATTCCCTGTCGAATTTTGATCCAAAACCTCAATTTTTAAGTTTTGGTAATCAAATGCCAAGGAATTTTGTGAAGAATATTGATTGGCTTTCATACTTAAATTTAAGCCCAGTACACTCCCTGATTCAACTCTTATATTCGCCATTTGAATCAATGTTTGGTTGATCCTCGGTAGCTCAAAGGCCTTTATAAATGCATTTAATTCAAAAGTTTCATTTCCAAAAGGCACATAAACATCCATCCCAACTTCGGCTTCCTCATTGAATATTGCGTTGGCATGGATCTCCATCGTCTTATCAAGTTGAAGCGAATCCTTAGAAATCATGTTATAAATATCACCCGAAACACTACTAAATTCTAAACTAGCTGGTTCCGAATTTCCATCTTTAATTTCCTTATAAACTATTTTTGAATTCCTGATCGATACTGTATCCAGATAAAGCGGAAAAGGAATTTTTTCGACCATTCCCTCAAACATAGGTTTAACTGGCTCATCGGGTCGGGGTTTATTTTTATCTCGAAGATCTACCAAAACCAAGCTGTCTACAGTTAATAACCCTGCTTTTACAGACCAGTCCCCATAGATG
Above is a window of Algoriphagus machipongonensis DNA encoding:
- a CDS encoding FMN-binding negative transcriptional regulator, giving the protein MYIHPLNKWENEPAIIDLIKNYSFATLVTQTDGKPWATHIPLILSKNKQGDTILTGHIAKANPQWRNIAEGEALAIFQGPHAYISSSWYNHENVPTWNYQAVHIQGTLKIITGHDLIDHLKSLVDKFEEGRPNRVSVEGMSKNYLDSQLKGLVGLEMTITEVQAASKLSQNRDKENFDRVIDHLDASSNPLDREVAAEMKKIRK
- a CDS encoding helix-turn-helix domain-containing protein; the encoded protein is MDQQATDKLDYAARFVNNTGAPIFLTGKAGTGKTTFLRDLAKRTHKRHLILAPTGIAALHAKGVTIHSQFLLPMGSFLPVSEPEGNYTDQYGFFTQHTLGRRHPLNQIRKSVLKAVELLVIDEVSMLRADILDAIDYRMKSVKRNFKEPFGGVQLLMIGDLYQLPPIVKDHEWQILNRFYASMHFFEAKALHNSGMVYLELDKIFRQQDDVFIDVLNHFRENKVTQNDVQILNSHYKSAEEIKKLEEEYITITTHNYKADQINQKEMDSLSESSFYYEADVEDDFPENLYPLPKKLELKKGAQIMFVKNDSSGNGSYFNGKIAKIIHLSKEEVLVEMKDTEEEFTLRKEVWENKKYVVNPDTKELEEDVVGTFAQFPVKLAWAVTVHKSQGLTFDRAIVDVGQAFAPGQVYVALSRLRSLDGLILRSRIQSHLVYSDHQVVNFTQSAGNQSSLQELLSHHQRQYVGSLINRTFDLLPILKELESFQKEQSSSLEFEDTEMQIAIPEVYQKLSSEVGNTGKFRRQLLYLLQENEMEQLQERITKGEEYYSEILTESLKRILSQAGLVEQFSRTKKYLEGLEAVEESLLRKYLDICKLGKIIEAISTGQVPSKMQDLEEDLMAMRRKFIQQAKENAKEKLKGIKSKTGRKKSGTLKPKRQKGDSFEVTYMLYKEGKTIDEMASARSLAKSTIKSHLAHGIETGRIQLEDCLTKEVIAEINDQLEKHSSMSSLREHFDGKYDYGTIKMVIAGNKIN